From one Streptomyces sp. NBC_01478 genomic stretch:
- a CDS encoding TetR/AcrR family transcriptional regulator → MGGTMDGTKRQRRGDTRQRIQDVALELFAEQGYEKTSLREIAEHLDVTKAALYYHFKTKEEILVSIFEDLTRPIEDLIEWGRDQPHTLETKQEIVRRYAVALDGATPLFRFMQENQATVRDLRIGERFKERMRGLREIMIDPGASLVDQVRSLSAIFTLHAGMFAVQDLEGDPEDKRKAVLEVATDMITQAHAGTKPAQDGS, encoded by the coding sequence ATGGGCGGCACCATGGACGGCACCAAGCGGCAACGTCGCGGAGACACCCGCCAGCGCATCCAGGACGTGGCGCTCGAACTCTTCGCCGAGCAGGGCTACGAGAAGACCTCGCTGCGCGAGATCGCCGAGCACCTGGACGTCACGAAGGCGGCGCTCTACTACCACTTCAAGACCAAGGAAGAGATCCTGGTCAGCATCTTCGAGGACCTGACCAGGCCGATCGAGGACCTGATCGAGTGGGGCCGCGACCAGCCGCACACCCTGGAGACCAAGCAGGAGATCGTACGGCGCTACGCCGTCGCGCTCGACGGCGCGACCCCGCTGTTCCGCTTCATGCAGGAGAACCAGGCGACGGTACGGGACCTGCGCATCGGCGAACGCTTCAAGGAGCGCATGCGCGGTCTGCGGGAGATCATGATCGACCCCGGGGCGAGCTTGGTCGACCAGGTCCGCTCGCTCAGCGCGATCTTCACGCTGCACGCCGGCATGTTCGCCGTACAGGACCTCGAAGGCGACCCCGAGGACAAGCGCAAGGCCGTCCTGGAGGTCGCCACCGACATGATCACGCAGGCCCACGCGGGCACGAAGCCCGCTCAGGACGGGTCTTAG